The following are from one region of the Gambusia affinis linkage group LG02, SWU_Gaff_1.0, whole genome shotgun sequence genome:
- the dis3l gene encoding DIS3-like exonuclease 1 isoform X1 gives MIKTEKVLHLKSSRGRKVRVVREHYLRERVPCFSALCLAGCENDGKVLPGDLTHYVVPDAEVVLNYLEVLELVELQGVVFTQTACQALHNKGRRFYNRLRNLLKDPRHDCVLFANEFQEFSYCPREKGESQEKWQTRCVYAAAVWYYNHLAGMMNLVMITEDLDAVSRFSSLNSGVYVISLQEYLQSFWPALQAAQDLYGSVRQALQEKEADGSQREFPEHLPAQVLEAGIKSGRFVQGILNVSKHRAQSEAFVTSDSLSSKSPDLSAGVLVAGSKSRNRAVHGDLVALELLPKVEWRGKVTALSEGPADERSGNDDEIQPMPTGHVVGILQRNWRDYVVTFPPRDAAQAQSRAAQRVLAVPWDRRIPKVRISTQQADALQDHRLVVRIDSWPSTSLYPNGHSVRVLGRAGELETEVQTVLVENCIHVPPFSEAQLREMPVNSPEKPWAADPAEAAARRDLRQTHLVFSIDPRGCEDVDDTLSVQRLAGGKLLELGVHIADVTHFVREGSLTDLEARSRATTYYLADRRYDMLPAVLSADLCSLLGGVDRYAMSVVWELDAQSLAVTKVWFGRTLIRSSYQLHYELAQALLNGEEVQVPELARLDPEERDTKLSELIQALEMLTHIARHLRAQRDRGGALELEGVEVRAQLDQDKNITALVPRQPLEVHETVAECMIYANHWVARKIQEAFPYQALLRRHPQPRQELFSQLVDTARARGFSMDTRTNKALADSLDRAVDPEDPLVNRLLRMMATQAMSQAVYFSTGAQPEDQFYHYGLALDRYTHFTSPIRRYADMVVHRLLTAALQQEHGGQRAAEPGKPPAGNKDMEELAEHINSRNRAAQRAQNLSTGLFQCLFFKERDPETDPRCVADAIIYSIRDNGVLVFIPEYGVKGPVYMRNKEGLVVTAGPDGTCEWQSGSVRRYSDHITTTSGCGSATFRLFDHITVRISVLSTNCHADTLTLQVISNQPHLGATPQRPGSPRRSQLVQEVVRLAGEAQEKAARRPELSKEEREFRQSRTPNLYSLLEEIRELALMDPDAAARAGTVTA, from the exons GTTCTACAACCGTCTGAGGAACCTGCTGAAAGACCCGCGGCACGACTGCGTCCTGTTTGCTAACGAGTTCCAGGAGTTCTCCTACTGCCCcagagagaaaggagagagCCAAGAGAAATGGCAGACCAG gtgtgtgtacGCCGCCGCTGTGTGGTACTACAACCACCTGGCTGGGATGATGAACCTGGTGATGATCACTGAGGACCTGGACGCCGTGTCCCGGTTCAGCAGCCTCAACTCCGGTGTCTACGTCATCAGCCTCCAG GAGTACCTGCAGAGCTTCTGGCCGGCGCTGCAGGCCGCCCAGGATCTGTACGGATCCGTCCGCCAGGCGCTGCAGGAGAAGGAGGCCGACGGCTCACAGAGGGAGTTTCCAGAACATTTACCTGCTCAGGTTCTGGAGGCCGGGATCAAGTCCGGACGCTTCGTCCAG GGAATCCTGAACGTGAGCAAACACCGCGCTCAGAGCGAAGCCTTCGTCACCAGCGACAGTTTGTCCTCCAAGAGCCCAG ACCTGAGCGCCGGTGTGTTGGTGGCCGGTTCTAAGAGCCGGAACCGGGCCGTGCACGGCGACCTGGTGGCGCTGGAGCTGCTGCCCAAGGTCGAGTGGCGAGGGAAGGTCACGGCTCTGAGCGAGGGGCCGGCGGACGAGCGGAGCGGGAACGACGACGAGATCCAGCCCATGCCGACAG GTCACGTTGTGGGGATCCTGCAGAGGAACTGGAGGGACTACGTGGTGACCTTTCCCCCCCGGGACGCGGCGCAGGCCCAGAGCCGGGCCGCCCAGCGCGTCCTGGCCGTTCCCTGGGACCGGCGGATCCCCAAGGTCCGGATCAGCACCCAGCAGGCCGACGCGCTGCAG GACCACAGGCTGGTGGTTCGGATCGACTCGTGGCCCAGCACGTCGCTCTATCCCAACGGACACAGCGTGCGGGTTCTGGGCCGGGCCGGGGAGCTGGAGACGGAGGTCCAGACGGTCCTGGTGGAGAACTGCATCCACGTGCCGCCGTTCTCCGAAGCCCAG CTCAGGGAGATGCCGGTGAATTCCCCGGAGAAACCGTGGGCGGCGGATCCGGCCGAGGCGGCGGCGCGCCGGGACCTGAGGCAGACCCACCTGGTGTTCAGCATCGACCCGCGGGGCTGCGAGGACGTGGACGACACGCTGTCGGTGCAGCGCCTGGCCGGCGggaagctgctggagctggGCGTCCACATCGCCGACGTCACGCACTTCGTCAGGGAGGGATCGCTCACCGACCTGGAGGCCCGGTCCAG GGCCACCACCTACTACCTGGCAGACCGCCGCTACGACATGCTGCCTGCTGTCCTCAGCGCTGACCTTTGCTCCCTGCTGGGCGGGGTCGACAG GTACGCCATGAGTGTTGTGTGGGAGCTGGACGCTCAGAGCCTGGCCGTCACCAAGGTGTGGTTCGGCCGGACCCTGATCCGCTCCTCCTACCAGCTGCACTACGAGCTGGCCCAGGCGCTGCTGAACGGGGAGGAGGTCCAGGTTCCTGAGCTGGCCCGGCTCGACCCGGAGGAGCGGGACACCAAACTGAGTGAGCTCATTCAGGCGCTGGAGATGCTGACGCACATCGCCAGACACCTGCGGGCTCAGAGGGACCGAGGAGGAGCGCTGGAGCTGGAGGGAGTGGAG GTTCGAGCCCAGCTGGACCAGGACAAGAACATCACGGCGCTGGTTCCTCGCCAGCCCCTGGAGGTCCATGAGACCGTGGCAGAGTGCATGATCTACGCCAACCACTGGGTGGCGCGCAAGATCCAGGAGGCCTTCCCCTACCAGGCCCTGCTGAGGCGTCACCCGCAGCCACGCCAGGAGCTGTTCAGCCAGCTGGTGGACACTGCCCGGGCCAGGGGGTTCTCCATGGATACCAG GACCAACAAGGCTTTGGCCGACTCTCTGGACCGAGCCGTGGACCCCGAGGACCCGCTGGTGAACAGGCTCCTCAGAATGATGGCCACCCAGGCCATGTCTCAGGCCGTGTACTTCTCCACTGGTGCTCAGCCTGAGGACCAGTTCTACCACTACG GACTGGCTCTGGACCGCTACACTCACTTCACCTCCCCGATCCGCCGCTACGCCGACATGGTGGTGCACCGCCTGCTGACCGCCGCCCTGCAGCAGGAGCATGGCGGTCAGCGGGCGGCTGAGCCTGGCAAACCGCCGGCCGGCAACAAAGACATGGAGGAGCTGGCAGAGCACATCAACAGCAGGAACCGG GCGGCCCAGCGAGCCCAGAACCTTTCCACCGGACTCTTCCAGTGCCTCTTCTTCAAAGAGCGCGACCCAGAAACAGACCCGCGCTGCGTGGCCGACGCCATCATCTACTCCATCAGGGACAACGGCGTGCTGGTCTTCATTCCAGA GTATGGAGTGAAGGGTCCGGTCTACATGAGGAACAAGGAGGGCCTGGTGGTGACGGCCGGCCCGGACGGTACCTGTGAGTGGCAGAGCGGCTCGGTTCGCCGCTACTCGGACCACATCACCACCACGTCTGGCTGTGGCAGCGCCACCTTCAGGTTGTTTGACCACATTACG GTCCGGATCTCCGTCCTCTCCACTAACTGCCACGCCGACACGCTGACCCTGCAGGTCATCAGCAACCAGCCGCACCTCGGCGCCACGCCGCAGCGGCCCGGTTCGCCGCGCCGCAGCCAACTGGTGCAGGAAGTGGTGCGGCTGGCCGGGGAGGCGCAGGAGAAGGCGGCGCGCCGACCCGAACTCTCCAAGGAGGAGCGGGAGTTCCGGCAGAGCAGAACCCCCAACCTGTACTCCCTGCTGGAGGAGATCCGGGAGCTGGCGCTGATGGACCCAGACGCCGCCGCGCGGGCCGGCACCGTGACGGCGTAG
- the dis3l gene encoding DIS3-like exonuclease 1 isoform X2: protein MKSINGKVLPGDLTHYVVPDAEVVLNYLEVLELVELQGVVFTQTACQALHNKGRRFYNRLRNLLKDPRHDCVLFANEFQEFSYCPREKGESQEKWQTRCVYAAAVWYYNHLAGMMNLVMITEDLDAVSRFSSLNSGVYVISLQEYLQSFWPALQAAQDLYGSVRQALQEKEADGSQREFPEHLPAQVLEAGIKSGRFVQGILNVSKHRAQSEAFVTSDSLSSKSPDLSAGVLVAGSKSRNRAVHGDLVALELLPKVEWRGKVTALSEGPADERSGNDDEIQPMPTGHVVGILQRNWRDYVVTFPPRDAAQAQSRAAQRVLAVPWDRRIPKVRISTQQADALQDHRLVVRIDSWPSTSLYPNGHSVRVLGRAGELETEVQTVLVENCIHVPPFSEAQLREMPVNSPEKPWAADPAEAAARRDLRQTHLVFSIDPRGCEDVDDTLSVQRLAGGKLLELGVHIADVTHFVREGSLTDLEARSRATTYYLADRRYDMLPAVLSADLCSLLGGVDRYAMSVVWELDAQSLAVTKVWFGRTLIRSSYQLHYELAQALLNGEEVQVPELARLDPEERDTKLSELIQALEMLTHIARHLRAQRDRGGALELEGVEVRAQLDQDKNITALVPRQPLEVHETVAECMIYANHWVARKIQEAFPYQALLRRHPQPRQELFSQLVDTARARGFSMDTRTNKALADSLDRAVDPEDPLVNRLLRMMATQAMSQAVYFSTGAQPEDQFYHYGLALDRYTHFTSPIRRYADMVVHRLLTAALQQEHGGQRAAEPGKPPAGNKDMEELAEHINSRNRAAQRAQNLSTGLFQCLFFKERDPETDPRCVADAIIYSIRDNGVLVFIPEYGVKGPVYMRNKEGLVVTAGPDGTCEWQSGSVRRYSDHITTTSGCGSATFRLFDHITVRISVLSTNCHADTLTLQVISNQPHLGATPQRPGSPRRSQLVQEVVRLAGEAQEKAARRPELSKEEREFRQSRTPNLYSLLEEIRELALMDPDAAARAGTVTA from the exons GTTCTACAACCGTCTGAGGAACCTGCTGAAAGACCCGCGGCACGACTGCGTCCTGTTTGCTAACGAGTTCCAGGAGTTCTCCTACTGCCCcagagagaaaggagagagCCAAGAGAAATGGCAGACCAG gtgtgtgtacGCCGCCGCTGTGTGGTACTACAACCACCTGGCTGGGATGATGAACCTGGTGATGATCACTGAGGACCTGGACGCCGTGTCCCGGTTCAGCAGCCTCAACTCCGGTGTCTACGTCATCAGCCTCCAG GAGTACCTGCAGAGCTTCTGGCCGGCGCTGCAGGCCGCCCAGGATCTGTACGGATCCGTCCGCCAGGCGCTGCAGGAGAAGGAGGCCGACGGCTCACAGAGGGAGTTTCCAGAACATTTACCTGCTCAGGTTCTGGAGGCCGGGATCAAGTCCGGACGCTTCGTCCAG GGAATCCTGAACGTGAGCAAACACCGCGCTCAGAGCGAAGCCTTCGTCACCAGCGACAGTTTGTCCTCCAAGAGCCCAG ACCTGAGCGCCGGTGTGTTGGTGGCCGGTTCTAAGAGCCGGAACCGGGCCGTGCACGGCGACCTGGTGGCGCTGGAGCTGCTGCCCAAGGTCGAGTGGCGAGGGAAGGTCACGGCTCTGAGCGAGGGGCCGGCGGACGAGCGGAGCGGGAACGACGACGAGATCCAGCCCATGCCGACAG GTCACGTTGTGGGGATCCTGCAGAGGAACTGGAGGGACTACGTGGTGACCTTTCCCCCCCGGGACGCGGCGCAGGCCCAGAGCCGGGCCGCCCAGCGCGTCCTGGCCGTTCCCTGGGACCGGCGGATCCCCAAGGTCCGGATCAGCACCCAGCAGGCCGACGCGCTGCAG GACCACAGGCTGGTGGTTCGGATCGACTCGTGGCCCAGCACGTCGCTCTATCCCAACGGACACAGCGTGCGGGTTCTGGGCCGGGCCGGGGAGCTGGAGACGGAGGTCCAGACGGTCCTGGTGGAGAACTGCATCCACGTGCCGCCGTTCTCCGAAGCCCAG CTCAGGGAGATGCCGGTGAATTCCCCGGAGAAACCGTGGGCGGCGGATCCGGCCGAGGCGGCGGCGCGCCGGGACCTGAGGCAGACCCACCTGGTGTTCAGCATCGACCCGCGGGGCTGCGAGGACGTGGACGACACGCTGTCGGTGCAGCGCCTGGCCGGCGggaagctgctggagctggGCGTCCACATCGCCGACGTCACGCACTTCGTCAGGGAGGGATCGCTCACCGACCTGGAGGCCCGGTCCAG GGCCACCACCTACTACCTGGCAGACCGCCGCTACGACATGCTGCCTGCTGTCCTCAGCGCTGACCTTTGCTCCCTGCTGGGCGGGGTCGACAG GTACGCCATGAGTGTTGTGTGGGAGCTGGACGCTCAGAGCCTGGCCGTCACCAAGGTGTGGTTCGGCCGGACCCTGATCCGCTCCTCCTACCAGCTGCACTACGAGCTGGCCCAGGCGCTGCTGAACGGGGAGGAGGTCCAGGTTCCTGAGCTGGCCCGGCTCGACCCGGAGGAGCGGGACACCAAACTGAGTGAGCTCATTCAGGCGCTGGAGATGCTGACGCACATCGCCAGACACCTGCGGGCTCAGAGGGACCGAGGAGGAGCGCTGGAGCTGGAGGGAGTGGAG GTTCGAGCCCAGCTGGACCAGGACAAGAACATCACGGCGCTGGTTCCTCGCCAGCCCCTGGAGGTCCATGAGACCGTGGCAGAGTGCATGATCTACGCCAACCACTGGGTGGCGCGCAAGATCCAGGAGGCCTTCCCCTACCAGGCCCTGCTGAGGCGTCACCCGCAGCCACGCCAGGAGCTGTTCAGCCAGCTGGTGGACACTGCCCGGGCCAGGGGGTTCTCCATGGATACCAG GACCAACAAGGCTTTGGCCGACTCTCTGGACCGAGCCGTGGACCCCGAGGACCCGCTGGTGAACAGGCTCCTCAGAATGATGGCCACCCAGGCCATGTCTCAGGCCGTGTACTTCTCCACTGGTGCTCAGCCTGAGGACCAGTTCTACCACTACG GACTGGCTCTGGACCGCTACACTCACTTCACCTCCCCGATCCGCCGCTACGCCGACATGGTGGTGCACCGCCTGCTGACCGCCGCCCTGCAGCAGGAGCATGGCGGTCAGCGGGCGGCTGAGCCTGGCAAACCGCCGGCCGGCAACAAAGACATGGAGGAGCTGGCAGAGCACATCAACAGCAGGAACCGG GCGGCCCAGCGAGCCCAGAACCTTTCCACCGGACTCTTCCAGTGCCTCTTCTTCAAAGAGCGCGACCCAGAAACAGACCCGCGCTGCGTGGCCGACGCCATCATCTACTCCATCAGGGACAACGGCGTGCTGGTCTTCATTCCAGA GTATGGAGTGAAGGGTCCGGTCTACATGAGGAACAAGGAGGGCCTGGTGGTGACGGCCGGCCCGGACGGTACCTGTGAGTGGCAGAGCGGCTCGGTTCGCCGCTACTCGGACCACATCACCACCACGTCTGGCTGTGGCAGCGCCACCTTCAGGTTGTTTGACCACATTACG GTCCGGATCTCCGTCCTCTCCACTAACTGCCACGCCGACACGCTGACCCTGCAGGTCATCAGCAACCAGCCGCACCTCGGCGCCACGCCGCAGCGGCCCGGTTCGCCGCGCCGCAGCCAACTGGTGCAGGAAGTGGTGCGGCTGGCCGGGGAGGCGCAGGAGAAGGCGGCGCGCCGACCCGAACTCTCCAAGGAGGAGCGGGAGTTCCGGCAGAGCAGAACCCCCAACCTGTACTCCCTGCTGGAGGAGATCCGGGAGCTGGCGCTGATGGACCCAGACGCCGCCGCGCGGGCCGGCACCGTGACGGCGTAG
- the tipin gene encoding TIMELESS-interacting protein: protein MNDQQDDGMSDLSNLEDEAFPPLPPPLSPGAAQSQGDPFGEAEEGEVSKLADIPAAKRKGVKRPQPKLDSQRLISDRGLPALRTLFANARFKGKGHEAEDLRLLMQKMENWAHRLFPKLQFEDFIDRVEKLGSKKEVQTCLKRIRLDMPLTDEDFMERPGAEEPLAGFQDPDPVISQASFTDPPGPVHSTPAPAPVPPSLTEEQRRRMEQNRQRALERRLARQQQTEPQADTAPSTGSDLTADLNGSTEQNQKPGEHLDLDPTGSTKTEVSEPDPPAELPTEDEKERSPSSQP, encoded by the exons ATGAATGACCAACAGGACGACGGGATGAGTGACTTGTCCAACTTGGAGGATGAAGctttccctcctcttcctccccctctgTCCCCTGGAGCAGCTCAGTCACAGGGCGACCCGTTTGGAGAAG CTGAGGAAGGCGAGGTGTCCAAGCTGGCCGACATTCCAGCTGCCAAGAGGAAAGGAGTGAAGAGGCCGCAGCCGAAGCTGGACTCCCAGAG GCTCATTTCAGACAGAGGACTGCCGGCTCTGCGGACCTTGTTCGCCAACGCTCGCTTTAAGGGCAAAGGTCACGAG GCGGAGGACCTGCGGCTGCTCATGCAGAAGATGGAGAACTGGGCCCACCGGCTCTTCCCCAAACTGCAGTTTGAAGATTTCATCGACAGGGTGGAGAAGCTCGGCAGCAAGAAGGAGGTTCAG ACCTGCCTCAAACGGATCCGACTGGACATGCCCCTCACAGACGAAGACTTCATGGAAAGACCAG GAGCGGAGGAGCCGCTGGCTGGATTCCAGGATCCCGATCCAGTCATCAGCCAGGCCTCCTTTACAGATCCTCCAGGTCCGGTCCACTCCACCCCGGCTCCGGCTCCAGTTCCTCCCTCCCTGACCGAGGAGCAGCGTCGGCGGATGGAGCAGAACCGGCAGCGAGCGCTGGAGAGGCGATTGGCCCGGCAGCAGCAGACAG AGCCCCAGGCTGACACGGCGCCctcaacaggaagtgacctcaCAGCAGATCTCAACGGGTCtactgagcagaaccagaagccAGGAGAACATCTGGACCTGGATCCGACCGGCAGCACAAAGACTGAGGTTTCTGAACCCGACCCTCCAGCAGAACTTCCTACTGAGGATGAGAAAGAAAGGAGTCCAAGCTCCCAACCCTGA